In the Dasypus novemcinctus isolate mDasNov1 chromosome 16, mDasNov1.1.hap2, whole genome shotgun sequence genome, CCCCCGCCACCCTGCTTGGACACTGTTTACTGtgtagtcagtgagatcctccggAGAGGTGCATaaacgtaacctctggaatgacctcccaactcactttgaaatctctcagccatgttaaaaaaaaataaagacaaaaaaatacaaaaaaaaccacactctcatttgtatttaaaatttcccccttttggtcaaggtctttttccaaatgtatcattggttggtgcttggtaataatccctcaaggAGCTCTTGTTCCACTCTAGGGGGAAGGGagtgaatttacatgctgagtttggcttaaagagagggcACACTTGAGCAAGAAGGAACATTCTGCTTTGCTTAATATGATTCATATCTTACTCAAACACCTGTGATTTATTCTGTCCTTGGTGTTTCTGATGACTATATCAATGCAAATTGTAATATTGTTCCAAAAACCATACTTAGTTTTATGAGTAAATTGCACGAAACAGACACAGTCATGTATATGtatcactttatattttattgatgttttgaATAAGTGATACACTCACATGATTCAAAGTACAAAAAGTGGGGAGGGTTTACTGGGCAGCTTCACCAACATGAAGGTACCAAGCCCTTCTATCCTCTTCCCTGAAACACATGGTGTATTTTCTTATACATCCCTCCAGAGATAAATTACatgtataaaaacataaacaCGTACAGATTATTTTTGTACCCTTTTACATGAATACTTATCTactcttttattttacttaaaaatttacCTTGTTATATACACAAAATAATGGAAAACTGGGATACTAATTAAACAGACACTTATTCAGCAATTTTCACAGTAGCAtcattcacaataaccaaaaggtagaaacaacctaagtgtccattgACAGATTAATAAATCAACAgcatgtggtatatccatacaatgaaataatattcagcaataagaataaatgaagttctTATTCATACTGCAACacggataaaccttgaaaaaatttgctgagtgaaagaagccagacacaaaaggtacAATATTACCTGCTTTAACTTATGTGAAATATTGAgaaaaagtaaattcatagagaaagaaagtagattagaggttatcaggatgaaaaaagaaagaaaaaaatttatcttgaagatgttttcatttcatttaagaaTGTTGGCATCCTTCTGTATGATTTAAGAATAGATTATTACATAGCATACACACAATAACATATTAATTTATATAACCAGATTCCTGTCACCAGCATTTAGGAGGAATTCTGGCTTTTTTTGCTATTGCAAATCATGCTGTAATTATAACCATGTACATTAGTCATTTTGCAAATGTGGGAATGTATGTATAATGCAAACCTTGGAAAGTGCTGGGTCAAAGAGTGCTTGAATTTATGGTTTTGATTGCAGTTGCCAACTTGGAGTCCATGTGGATTGTTCAAATTTATACTGCCCCAAGCAATGCATGAAAGTTCCATTTTCTCATGCCCTTCACAAGTGTTATGAAGCTTTCAGACCATTTCTGTTCTATTAGTGAAAAATGACATCTCACAGCTCTTTTATGTTGCATTTTTCTTATGGACaaggttgagcatctttccacATATTTAAATACcattggtattttcttttttgtgtgcatTTCCAATTTGTGTACTTGGCCAATTTTGCTTTTAGCCTTTTCCTTATTAATATGCAGGAACACTTTATCTATCAAGAAAatgtgtcctttcttttttgtgACCTAAGTTGCAAATGTTATTCAAATTTATCATTTGTCTTTAGATTTTGCTTACTGTGGTAATTGTcaagcagattttaaaaatatgtaatggaATTTATCATTGTTTTACAGCTTCTAGATTCTGTGTTCTCTGTAGAAAAATCTTTGGTTCTTCTACAACtttcatatttcatttattatgatcAACAAATTTATACTGAGTTGAAGTTCTTAAAAGTGTAATAAATTTCTATTTGTATATATGTCTAATTCTAACCATTTATTCCATTTCATTCTTTGTCTATGCATGATTTTGTATGACACGGTTTTATTAGATCAAATTATTGCCAGAATTCTGTAGTTGTTCTGATATGTGgctatttctttcagttttatctACCAACATCCCAATGTTTTCCTAATTTATCCCATTGCATCTGCACAGTTCCTTCCTCTCATCCATTAAATCAGAGCAGCCAATGGTAGATTTTTAAGATGAAGGCACAATCTCCTCTTATCCTTATCTtcgaaaaaacaaacaaacacaatctTTCATGGATTTCCACTCCTTTTTTAGGATACACTAGAAGTTCTTAAGATGGGCTACCAGCCCCTTCATCTTCTGACCCCTGCCTCATCATGCCCTGTCCTTTCCTTACTTACTACACGGTTAATCTATTTCTAAATTATCTTTCCAATGTGTGGTTGTGCACTTGCAGTTtattgaagagaagaaaaaaacacaacacaaaaacaaacagggaaaacAACAAATACTTTTAGTAAGTTGTTTATTGTTACATGTGTTTCATAGGAGGCAAAATTTAGAAGTCTAAGGTTTCTCAGATttcttcaatttcaaagaaatgtGGGCATCTATGTTGAAGAGCTGTTCTCATTGGGCTTGGTTCATTTTAAACAGATCATAAATAGAATGATATTTTGAATGTAAGATAGACATGTGTGGAAACACCCTTCTTTCTCACTTTGCAGTTGAACATTTTGTCCCAAAGGACTTTTTCAGGGAAAATACGTGTATTGAAAGACAGAGATAGACATACAGCCATGCTGTTTCAACCATAAAATTCATTGTGATGATAAGTGATTGGAGAGGAAGACAAGTCAAAAAGTCCCTGTTTTTATCGAAAAAATATTGTGACCTTTTTCCTAAAGTAGTGCCAGATTAGCAGCTCCTAAGGAGAACAGACTCTGCCAAGGAAGAGGATGCTGTCGGTTAATCTCTTCCTAATGAAGAACAGGAAAGAGTGATCAACACGCAACTCTTCATAAACTGGTGATGACAATGCAACCGCTTCTACACCGGTGGCAGCCTCCGCCTCCGTGCCCTCTTCCGTCACCTCCACACTGGACTTGTGCAGGATTTTAGATATTCTGAGATCCCGGCCCCCGGTCATGCCAGAGAAGTCGGCGTCCTGAAAGGCGTGCACCATCCCCAAGTGCTGCAGCGGCGGTGGGAGGTCGTAGCTCTCCTCCAGGCGGAACCGAGGTAACTGCAGATGCACGTGCCTCTCGCGCATAACTGGTGAGCTCACCCACTCTTTTAATTTCTCAGCGGTCAGCTTATCTTCAAGCTATacataatgaaaaaaaggaaCCGACATGATTATGGATGGACATTGAGCACAAGTTCACATTGAGTTGGATCACGGGGGAAATCTTTAACAACTAGTGTAAATTATGAAGGTTCAGTTAATTAGGTAGATTATGTTCTCACAGGAAAAAGACAGTACGGATATGCCAGTACATTTATTTAGGTTGTGTATATAGATATGCAAAAACAGAAACATAATGttattttgtgaaatatgaaCTACATATTGCTATTCCTTATGCTGGAGGCctactgtatttttcatttttaaatggtcCCATATAGTTATTGTCCCTGTGCACACTAATTTTTACAGAGTGCAGGTAGAGGTCACATACTACTTTTACTCCTTTTCTTGCttgacatatttttaaactttcctcACATTATTGCATATTTCCTTTAATCATCTTTAAACTGTTACATAATAAAACCATCAAacatatccaaagtgtataattctACTTAAATAGCATTTATTAAGCATTCAGTTTGTGCCAGTCTCTAGGCTAAATTTGGGTGAGACAAAGATGCACTGTTATTCTttgtttcaaaattttcattattttgaaccACCTCAGTCCAAGAGCTTTTGCCACGTTTCGACTTGTTGGGGTGACTGATGTTACTGGGATTCTGGATTTACTGTGACTGCAGTTACTAGCCACAGTATGGATGTTGCAATGCCTTGTCATGTATATTGCCATAATTACTTTCCCCCAAAATTTCCAATTAACAAAGTTACACAGGTGCAGCAGGTTCAGTGTAATTGCTGCAGCACCACCGGCTGGTGTTGTGATAGGAGCTGCTACTTTTGGAAGGTCTTTTATATGCCCGGTACAGTTATTggtattttttaatacattatttTTGATCATTATAAAAAACTAAgaggaaaattttatttatcttttattttttttattcctggaAGTCAGGCTTGGAATGCCTTTCTATCTCCTAAGATCAGAATATTTCCAAATGGAATAGTAGcccttaaaaataaatctatatgtCCACTGCCTCCTAACTGTCTTGATTTTAATAAGTGCACAGTAGTACTCTCGTTCTTTTGATTTGCTCGGTCTTGTCTAATGGTGAACTTGCACATTTCTTTCCATAGCCTCCCTAACACTGTAGTTTTTCATTTCCTTGTCTTAAAAGAAATAGATTGGTCTGAATCAGTGGTCCTTATGGTTGCAAAGTTTCATATCTGTTTGCacaggtatatttttttccaaataggtttaattagaattttaataGGGCTGGCATAATCATAATCAGATATGATACTTTGGATGTTTATTTCGTGCAACCAGCCAGGTTCCTTAAGGACTCTTTCTTAGGCTACCTGCAGAGAAGCAACAACAGGGCCCTCTCTACCCCCTTCAATCTGTGGGCACTGCTTCTAGGAATAGCCTAACAAGCGCTGTGACTCTGGGGATTGCACGTGCGAGTTTCTACCTTCTGCAGACCGTCTACTTCATTTGGCAGCAGCACAAACATGCTTAGGTCTTTGCCTTTGTATGGGATTTCCACAACCTTGGCTTGTACATCCTCCAGGAATGCAAAGTTAAAGGTCCCTCTTTGCTTCATCATCTGCACAGGTTTGCTCGTGTCCTGTTTAAAATAATGTATCAAGCAAAAACCAAGTGAGGCAGAGACAAAAAGATAACATCATTGAAATACCAAACACACTCTTCTTCTAAAAGATAACAGGAACTTGAGAATTAGAGACAATGAGTTTCTCTAAGTATTTGCAATGAAATGAGGTCATCTGaattaaacaataaaattgaaatggtcataaaatttccatttcttacTATGCTTGGGCATTCTATTCGTTGTGAGTTTGAATCTAACATTCCTTAGATGACCACAGTACATTATATAGACAAAATACAGACTCTACCTTGTTTATCCAAAACTCTGCTTCTTCggtatgttcttttttaaattccttgTCCCACTTTCCTTTGAAATAGAGTGCATTTGCCAGAACCATTCTGGTGGAGTTGCTAAGAGAGTCCCTGGGGAACAAGTGCTTGATTTTTcctttaagagaaagaaaaagggcctgTCATGAGAGTTGGAGTGGTTTGCCTCTAAGATCTTTTGCAAGTGGTTTCAACTGTCCGTTAATTATTCACTTAAGATAACACTCTAAGGACTCGCACACCAGTGGTTTACTAACTGCAGATTTCCTCATTGTGCCAGTTACCTGGTGTATTGTGATGAGAAAGGAATTCAGGTTCTCATTATGGGACCCATCAGTCATTTCACACTAAATACCGGTACAGGGATCCCAGCCACTCCTTCAATAGATCTCCTCCCTcccatttttccttcctccctccctccgggcctccctccctccatgcctccctccctcccactctcccttATTTCTGTTTCAAAACCTTTTGGCTCACTCTCAGAGGAAGTAGTGCCCGATTGTTCTTTACAACAAACGGTATAAACTCTATACTCTGAAGCTCACCTCCTGTGCTGTCAGATACCACTCCCTGGGATATATTTCTATCCTTCTCCACCTTGAGTTGCTGTAGGTTTGGCTTATCGTGGGTGGTATGGATGACAGTGGAAGGGAGTATGAGTCCACAGTCAAGTTCTCTGCTGACAGTGGGGAAGACAGCAGTGATAATGTCTACTGGATATGTTGATGGGAATGTGGCTCAGGGCTTTTGAGCCGCTGGTGATAAAAGTGGTTTACAGGACAAATGTACATTCCTCATTTAACAAAGGGGAAGGAGACCTTTTCTAATTCTCGAACTTAAGAATTTACAATAGAACTTAAAGGTCTGATTTTAAGAAAGAATATGAACTGAAGTTGGTTCTGAGTAGACACTTGGGACCCACAAAAATACTGTCAACCATGGTCAAGTACAAAGAGTCTCTGGATAGTCAGGTACTTTGGATCCCCTCCTGGAATCCACTGGGCTCTGTCCACATACACTTAGACCATGCCACCATCTGTGGTACCTCTCCCCACGTTTCTTCCgcccccctgccctgctctctctGCAAAATCCAACTCaccctcctcccactcccagtCTTGTCCTCCCTATCTCCCAGATCAGGTTCAGGACGCTACTCAAAAGAAGTGTTTTAGGATAAATGACCCACCCATACTCACCATGTGTTTGGCTTTCCACCCAGGAATTAATCTTCTCTCGACTTTCTTCTGAGGCATGTAGAAAATCAACGGATTCTGCATTAGCTAGGTAAAATTCCTTAATATTATCTAAGTAGTCCTTTTAGAtgcaaggaagaaaggaggaattaaaataaaatatatgagaaattatttttccaaatttaaattattttgatttgCGAAAAATATGATATGTATTGCTGGACAAAGACCTGGGTAATTTGTCTGACACACTTAAAGACTAGTCCCTAGATAGAAGGATTTCAATGAGGGAAAGGGTCTTTCTGTACTGCACAAGGcagaataggagaaaattctCTGACCTATTCTCCCTAAATTGGAAAAATTTTTGGGTTTTGTGAAATTCTGGCAAAGGAAGGTGAAACTAGTGACCTTAGGATGTTAGGAGATATTGATGGATTTGTTTAATTGGAAGTTCAGTTCCTAGAGGCTGCCTGGGGTAAGCAACTGGATAAAGGCAACAAACATGGTCTTAACTTACTTAATTAACATTCATTAGGAACTGATCAAGTTTGACTCATTGGAGGCTCCTGCATTTTTCTGGCAGTGTAAAAACTAACTCAGTGCTGGATAATACATAACTCAGTGCTGGATAATACATGAAGTTGTAAATAGTTCAACCCACATACGATAATGAGTAAGGAGGCTAAGCTAAACTGTTGTGAATTGCTTAATCAATGTGAAGTAACAAGTACAGAGACAAAACTAAACAAAGTTGGCAATTAAGAGGCTGTTAAGAATTGACACAATTAGCTGGGGCATGTACGAAACGATAAGGGAATATAAACAGTTTCAGAGATAAAGATTATGCTTTCATAAAACATTCTATAGATTCAAAGAAGTAAGTTTCAGATATTTTTCTGAACATACGTCAATGCCATGATTACAGTATTATATTCTACATTATAgtaaaattaaggaaatatatatatatatatatatatacactaattCAGTGAATAGAGGTATTTTCACGTTCTCACTACTCAGTTTCAGAAAGCATGAGTCCGGACCCTGATCAAATCCACTTTCTACAACCcactcattttgtttttataggTGCAATCTGGTTAACAAGGAAAGAAAGCGAGCACTAAGTGGCAAGGGCATCAAGGGAAAGGGCTGGT is a window encoding:
- the LOC101437221 gene encoding serpin B4; translated protein: MNSLSDASTHFGLDLFQELRTLKKGNISFSPVNIFSGLSMLLLGAKGNTALEIEKVLHLKRVTENANVRTTKEQVSHTVDSPGNVHQQFRKLLTELKKSTGAYELNIANSLYIEKTYKFLQDYLDNIKEFYLANAESVDFLHASEESREKINSWVESQTHGKIKHLFPRDSLSNSTRMVLANALYFKGKWDKEFKKEHTEEAEFWINKDTSKPVQMMKQRGTFNFAFLEDVQAKVVEIPYKGKDLSMFVLLPNEVDGLQKLEDKLTAEKLKEWVSSPVMRERHVHLQLPRFRLEESYDLPPPLQHLGMVHAFQDADFSGMTGGRDLRISKILHKSSVEVTEEGTEAEAATGVEAVALSSPVYEELRVDHSFLFFIRKRLTDSILFLGRVCSP